Below is a window of Candidozyma auris chromosome 3, complete sequence DNA.
GCAGAATCGAACGGTGGTGTTTGTTTCACGTAAGGAGACGGCCCACAGACTCAGAATCATTCTTGGTTTGCTCGGTATGAAGGTATCTGAATTACATGGATCGCTTTCTCAGGAACAGCGTCTCAATAACGTCAGtgacttcaagagcttggCAGTCCCGGTGCTTATCTGTACCGATTTGGCTGCTCGTGGTTTGGATATTCCAAAAATCGAGATGGTTGTCAACTACGATATGCCCAAGACCCACGAGATTTACTTGCACAGAGTCGGTAGAACAGCCAGAGCAGGAAGAGAAGGTCGCTCTATAACgtttgttggagaagcagcCGCAGATAGAAACATTGTCAAGGCGGCGATCAAGTCATTGgaggaagacaaaaagAGCGGCAAAGCGGTGTCAAGAAACGTTGAGTGGGAAGAGGTCGAAAAAATCAATAAGATTGTtgaagacaagaaagaggttgtggaagaagtgttggttgaagagaagctgcAAAAGGAGCTCTTGACGGCCGAGATGGAGTTGACCAAGGCAGACAACCTCATAAAGCACGGCAAGGAGATTCAGTCGAGGCCCAAGAGAACGTGGTTCGAAACtgaagcagagaagaagaaacacCAGTCGGAGGCCATGCAACAGCTCACAAAGAACAAGCACCACCTCAAtgccaaaaagagaaaacagAAGGAGGGAAGGAGCGAGGGTCCCAGCTGGAAAAAGACCAAAGCCGTCAGAATGGCCACGCAGGGTAAGCCCAGGAACGCCAATGGCAGcaaaaagggcaaaaagggcaaaaaaTGATCGAGGAGTGAGTGATAGTGGAGAAGGGCCAAGAGCTCTTCGAAGAATGTATGATAGACTAGCATCGCATAGATAAAAAAGGATGATTCAAGATAGTGTAGGCAAAGGACTATCTTAGGGCACACGAAAATTATTGAAATTTATCAGAAACCATTTGTTTTAGACCCCTACACTTCATGTAGTTGACTACCTTTAACTGTTTCTGTGATGTATTGCGCCTATTCtcgatttcgcagccattttctcTAGATTCTATTGAAATTGCCAACCCACACCAAATACCTTCACAACATCACATTATTGTCTCAAACGTTGAAGGTAGCAAACTTGAGGGCACTCACACCCATTTGCACCTTTTGATCACAATTTCCTTCCACCAGAAGCCAAACACTGCTCGACGATGATACCCACGTGACCGTGTGTCACGCTTTTCCAATTCACCGGTCTCGTATCAATACTTTGTGATCCCATCATCAACGCTTGTTCCTTCAATTCCAACAAACACCATATAATCATGTCCTGGTTCTCTGGCTACAGCCCTCTAGCGGGCAATGACAACGTGGCCACCTTAAATACTCAGAGCCCTGGCAAGATCCTGCTCCAAATCCTCGTGCTCCAGTGCTTTTACTACCTCACTGccttgatcatcttctACCTTGTGGCGCTGCTCAACGGGTATGACTTTAGCGTCGACTGGATCTTTTCGTGGGAGCTTATCGCCTCAGATAATGCCATGGGGCTTATTTTGTTTGCGATGTGGCTCGTGGACTCGCTTCTCTGCGTGTTGTTTGTCACCATCATAGTAGGAAGGTCCAAGTTGGCGTGGGACTTTGCTGTCACGGTGCATGTCATCAACTTGTGTGTGGTGTGGCTATACACCGGCAAGTTCCCTACGTCGTTGCTTTGGTGGTGTCTTCAGGTGCTCAGTGCAGTGATCTTGGTGACGCTATCGACGTATTCTACGCGTTGGAAGGAGCTCAGAACAACATTTTTCGATAACATGCTTGATCAACAGGAGAGGGGCGAGGTCAGGCACGACGACATCGCCATGAAGGACTTACCCCTGCAGCAGCTGCATTGAGTGAAGTTGACGATGGATGGAGGACCAGATAACATAAAAGATTGTTTAATTAGTAAGATACAGCTGGGAGCTGATCGTACATTTAGTCATGGGGATTGTAAAGACTATTTTCAATTCTGAAACGACATGGACATCGATTGAGGCGGTGTATGGCGTATGGTTCAAGTTTCGGGATCTTCAGTGGTGCCATAACACCACGAAATGTGGCTACTTTTCGACATTGTCTCCATTTAGATCCATCTGATTTCGCCAGACAACACCAGACAATGGCATTTCCTTGAGCCATATCATCGCTCCTAGGTATGACTTTTGGAATAGCTACGCTATGTCATGGGAAGCTACAGGGTTCACGAGCTTCCTTGCATGAAAATAGCGAGGTTCGATCAACTATTCAAGTGCGTATTTGCCATCTTCATGGCGATCTCCTCGGTCAAATCCAATCTACTCTATCGACCACTTACGGGAGATTCTCCCCATCAAAAGATCTCAGTGATAAAAAGTGTATCGATGCAAACCGAGGCTCCTTCCACAGCACCTGATTAAGTCTCTCGATGGAGTCCTCTCATTCCTCGGTTGAAGCCTTGAAAAGCCCCCTCAATACTTTCCTACAACCAGCGCTCGAAGAGGGAGAGAATACCAAATTAAGACAATCATGAAACAAGGTTGCGAAACAAACTCGCAATCTCTGGCATCAACCTCGGTGCCGAATTGAGATCCTTATTGTActatttgcagccaagtACAGGGCGTCACATGAAACCGTATGCTCCTCACGCTCAAACGAAGATACTCTGAGATGCTTGCCTAATTTGAGGGGACGCCATTTGATATCAATATGCTCGGACAAGGAGGGGGGAAATTGAGACAACACCTTGAGGCCCTGTGATTGAGAAGATGAATTTCAAATCGCTCCAAGTGGCTCGAGGGCGACTACTATGAGCCCCAGGTGCGTGCACATAGGTGCGCCTGGGGTACTCCGAGCCGAATACGGTAAAAAGTTCGGCGGCCCATGGTGAGCCAACCTTGCTCCGCTAGCGAAATATAGGCGGCATTGTATGCTGAATCACTAAGAAACGACTCCTCGGTGTTTCTCCTGGGAACAAGGCATGTTTGGGTTTTTGTTGTATGGTATCACATGGACCCCTTAATGTAGAAAGGAAGTTCGCGGGGGTGCTCCCCGCGTTATCGGCCATATAAAGAACCGACCTCGCCTGCGCTAAAACCGCATACACCTCATCGAAACCAGAAACAAAAATCGGTATTCATGTCTGACGAATCACTTGCTGAGGAGGGCTTCTACGGCTCCGAACTCTTCGACTTCATGAAATCAATTGTCGACGATGACCctgatttgaagaagaaatcaattGCCAAAGTCAGTTCTGTGTGTGTGatcaccttgaagaacaacaaggGCGAGACCAAGTCGTGGTTgttggacttcaagaagaatggcACTGTCTCCAAGATCGATGGCAAGATCCCCAAGAGCGACATTCACTTGACGTTGAAGGATGTGGATTTCgtgaagttgatcaacaacGAGGCCAACCCACAGAGAATGTTCATGGCAGGCAAGATGAAGATCAAGGGCAATTTGATGAAGGCGGCGTCCATTGAGCCCTTCTTGCGTGAAGTGGACCCCAGAACCAAGAATGAAAAGGCCAAGTTGTAAGGTACATATGGCGCTGAATGTTATTATGAATGAATCCAAGCTGAAAAGGAAGTCTAGTGTAGGAAAGTGTCTATTGTATGCAAATTACTACTACAGCAAGGGATTCGGAAACATTATACTACAGCGGAatttggaaagaaattTGCTCGATCACAGGAATAGCCAGTGGCTAAGGGCTTGCCACCCTGAATAATTCCGCCTCACTACAATGATGTAGGGCGTACCGTATGCCCTACAAATGCTATCATATAATTTATTACTGCACCGGAAAATACATATCATATAAACCTACTCCATGGCCAACCAGCAGCCGGTAGCGAGCGTGGTGGTCAACTGTGAGACCTGGCGAGGTGGGTATCTGTCGGGCTCAGGGTAATGATCGTAGAGCTTGTCAAACTCCATCATGAATCTGGCAATCACGTAGGAAGCCTCAGTGATGGCGAATTGCTGGCCCAAGCAAATTCTGGGGCCACCGTTAAAAGGCAAGTATGCCCAACCAGGCTTCAAGCTTCTGTCGGCCCATCTGTCTGGTCTGAATTCGTGGGCGTCCTTGCCGTAGTACTTCTCGTTACGGTGGGTACAACTCACCAAGTAACCAATGCAAGTGCCCTTTTCAATAAACACAGGCTTGTCACCGTTAGGGCCACCGCCACGAGGCAACGTCGTGTGCTTGTTGGCAAATCTGTAGTTGATGGGCACCGCAGGGTACAATCTGAGCACCTCGTTGATCAcgtacttcaagaaggtaCACTTCTTGAGGGTCTCGAAGGTGATGTCCTCAATGTTGCCGGTGGAGCCCGTGCCAAACTTCTCCCTGATTTCAGCCTTCAACCTCTCGAACACGTCTGGGTTTCTGGCCAACtcgaagaaggtgaaggtCATGAGCGACGCCGTGGTGTCTCTACCGGCAATCATAATGTTCAACAACTGGTCTCTCAACATCTTGGGGTCTCTGGTCTCCTTGACGAGCTCGTACAAGAAGACATAGCCGTCAGACACCTTCTCGATCTCTTCAGGGGACATGGCAAGGGCCTTCTGCACGTAGAAGTCGGCCAAGTTGTGGACAATTCTggtgttcttcttgaagtcccTTGGATAGTAGAACATGTACCACTTCTGCATCCACGCTCTGGTGGCCATGATCTCCTGGGCCCTGTTGAACGCCTCGTAGAACTGTCTCTCGCCTTCAAATGCTTCTGGGTGGTTTTCACCAATGCTTTCGTCCAAAAGCCCGTACACAGACTGGCCAAACAAGAATTCCGTAGAGGTGTCTACGGTAAACCTGTAGAAGAGCTCCTGCAAGTCGAACTTCTGGCCCTGGTACTTTCTCACATGTCTGAACAAATGCTGAACGTGCTTCTCAAGCGCCTGGGTGTGTGACACCTTCTCtctggagaagttgggtCTCAAGAGCGCGCGCAGGTGCTTCCATCCGCCATAGTCCAACGTGAACACACCATCACCCAAAACAGGCTTGAAATGAGAGTGTCTCAACGCCAACGCAAAGTCATTGAACTGCGTCGCCAACACGGCTCTCAAGTTCTCGGGGTCGATCGTCACAAATAGCGTATCGCCACCAATTCTCACTCTGTAGTTCTCGTGCTCCCCATAAAACTTGGTCCACAACCAGCCAACCAACTCGCCctggctttttcttctaaaCATAACAAGCGCCGGTCTCGAGTTGAACCAGCCTGATTTGGGGATCCACGGAGCCAACTCGGCGCCAAATCTCTTGCGCAAGTAAAAGATCTTCAAATTTCGATAGAGAGCATACaacaaaatggctgcgaaaaacacCCCCACGTAACCTGCAACGCCATACTGGGCCACTTTAGCGTTGGCCCTTAACGCGTGTTCTTTCACTTCTTGTACGAGCACCATGGTGGACAATTTGGTGGGGGAAAAACGGTGGATGATCCTTGACGCCTTATATGTTGTGCGGTGGGCATGTGAATGGTTTGAGGAGAGGGAGATAATGGAACAAAAGGGACGCAAGAATAGAGTGAGGGGAGGGCACGGAGTCGGCGGCGTGGTGCATAGTAGCAAGGGCGCTGCCGTACTGCATGCAAGCGAAGCGATCGGAGTGGACCAGCACCGATGAGGGTGGGTCTGACGGCTGTGGATAGGGAGGATGGAGACAGAACACGGTGCAAATGGTGGCGGATGAATGAGTGGGCTGGCCGAGACATCTTTAATATGGTCAATTGAGGTGGGGGCCGGAGGAAAATGGTGTTGCACAAAAGAGCGGCTGTGCACGTGATCGCGGTCACGTTTAACAATCGAACACCACTATTTTGCACCCTCTTCACATGCTACTTTGCTACCACTCGCTTAAAACCACCACACCGTTTCGGACGTACTTGTCTTATGTCCGGCCAAAACGTTACGCCGTGCTACTGTTGTTTATTCTGCAGCCTTTGTTACTTTGTCTAGATGACGCTTTGCACTGTTTCAAAGCATCAGATTGGCGGCAAAATCACTTCCTCGTGCATTTCGTGCAAAAAAGGTAAAAGGTCCTGTCCATGTGGCTATCTCACACCTACCTGCGCAACGGCCCTGGCCCAGATCTCCGAAGTGGGAGAAAATACCCCAAAGCATATTATGCTAATTATTGTAGACTTTTAAAATCTCGAGTTTAAACTTAAGTTTTAACCTCCATTTTGAATTGCAACCTCTGGCgtccatctcttcaacatcatcGCTAAATCCGTCGCCATTGTCTCTGGCTCCAGATTTCGCCAGACGTCGCCAAACGTCTTCGTTGCTAATGAGCCATGTGAAAATGGTCCCAGGTGACACTTCTGCCTGAATATGGAGTGGGTGCTTGCAATTTCATGCTAATACGTCTGACAGCATTGTTCTCAAAGCCAGCCCACGCCAACAATGCTCGCCATAAGCGTCACAATGGGGGTGGGTGGTGAATGTGACATTGAAAACATGGCAAGCGGAAAAAGGCAATAAAAAGGCTACTAGTGtagagaagcttttgcGAGAGATCGACGCCGGTGGGCAGAGAGGGACGAGGTGTGAGTTTTAGGTAGAGGAAATTTAAAACCACGAGCTGTGGGGGGGCTCTGGGCGTCTGAGGCTCTGAGACCCAATTCTGGGAGTTTTCACCAGAAGTCTAACGCTAATGCGGTTTCGTGAATACAAGACGCTTCCAAGCAAAATGTCATGTGAAGACGACGTGGATGTGAGATCAGCCAGTGGCGTTCGTTTGCCTCTGAGAAGCCCAACATTTGCACTGCCGCTAGAGTGAAGACGGAATTCCAGTGATGTTTTGTAATGTGCCCACGGTGGTTCTAAGCGTTTGAGTGGGTTTAGCAATGTAGTCCTTCTTCCAGATTGTGAGATGAAGTTTGGCTTGAAGGAACGGATTAGAAGTGCTTGATGCCTTGATTTGTTTGGAAGCTGCTGAATTGgcttttcatttttttttatcagCATTCAAGTATTATACTGGCGGTTCTTGATCGCTGTAATGATTGACACTATTACGATTGGTTAGTGAATTTCTCTCATCCGCTGCTTGTTGAACTTCACTGGAGATTTATGAGTGGTATTGTTACAAACCGCTTCGGCAGGAGAAGGACCACGAACTCTTGAGGCTGCTAAAAGTCTTGAAATTATTGCTGGTGTCCACTCAATTTATCACTTCTATCGAAGATTTAATTCGTTTGGATTGCAAGGCTAGAGGACGAGATTAGAACCTCGAATGAAACTGAACATGGTCCGATTAACAGTGCTGAGATCCAATTTGAGTTGTCTTTATTCTTTTAATTAAAGGTGGCTACAGCACCAAATGCACAACTGACTCAATTTCTGATGCCGATAATCTTTCCTTGAAGACTATAAAAAGTCCTCTTGAACATTTGGCAAATGTGCGATGTCTAGCTTGGGGAAATTCTGAGCTTGTGGACTAAATAGAATCTATTTATCTatcatttttttgcagTTGATCTGAAACTCCCTGAATACTCGATAAGGGTTCACAGTTTCCATGGCCACAAAGAAACACTCCGCCGTGATCCATCTAACCCTCAGATGTCATATAGCTCAATTGACTGTATTTTTCCAAATGATTGATTCAGTGAATGCCTACCATCAAATCATCTATTAAACCTTTACCGAAAATGATATGGCAGTCTCGCTTTGTTCTTTAGCTGGGA
It encodes the following:
- the SYS1 gene encoding Sys1p encodes the protein MSWFSGYSPLAGNDNVATLNTQSPGKISLQILVLQCFYYLTALIIFYLVASLNGYDFSVDWIFSWELIASDNAMGLILFAMWLVDSLLCVLFVTIIVGRSKLAWDFAVTVHVINLCVVWLYTGKFPTSLLWWCLQVLSAVILVTLSTYSTRWKELRTTFFDNMLDQQERGEVRHDDIAMKDLPSQQSH
- a CDS encoding SCP2 sterol-binding domain-containing protein, producing the protein MSDESLAEEGFYGSELFDFMKSIVDDDPDLKKKSIAKVSSVCVITLKNNKGETKSWLLDFKKNGTVSKIDGKIPKSDIHLTLKDVDFVKLINNEANPQRMFMAGKMKIKGNLMKAASIEPFLREVDPRTKNEKAKL
- a CDS encoding cytochrome P450; translation: MVLVQEVKEHALRANAKVAQYGVAGYVGVFFAAILLYALYRNLKIFYLRKRFGAELAPWIPKSGWFNSRPALVMFRRKSQGELVGWLWTKFYGEHENYRVRIGGDTLFVTIDPENLRAVLATQFNDFALALRHSHFKPVLGDGVFTLDYGGWKHSRALLRPNFSREKVSHTQALEKHVQHLFRHVRKYQGQKFDLQELFYRFTVDTSTEFLFGQSVYGLLDESIGENHPEAFEGERQFYEAFNRAQEIMATRAWMQKWYMFYYPRDFKKNTRIVHNLADFYVQKALAMSPEEIEKVSDGYVFLYELVKETRDPKMLRDQLLNIMIAGRDTTASLMTFTFFELARNPDVFERLKAEIREKFGTGSTGNIEDITFETLKKCTFLKYVINEVLRLYPAVPINYRFANKHTTLPRGGGPNGDKPVFIEKGTCIGYLVSCTHRNEKYYGKDAHEFRPDRWADRSLKPGWAYLPFNGGPRICLGQQFAITEASYVIARFMMEFDKLYDHYPEPDRYPPRQVSQLTTTLATGCWLAME